The Candidatus Thermoplasmatota archaeon genome contains the following window.
CGTAGACTCAGTGGATGTAAACGAAGAAAGGTTTGCAACTCAGCTACTATCTAAACTAGATTTTAATTTGAATATTATTTCGAAGCATAAAGCAGACGAGCTTTATATAATAGTGTCTGGCGCTTCTATACTAGCAAAAGTTATAAGAGATAACGAGATAAAGAAGATAGAGCAAGAGCTTAACACAGTAATAGGGAGTGGTTATCCAAGTGATAGAAGAACTATTGAGTTTGTCACTCGCTTGCTAAAAGATAAAAAGGAGTCCCCATATATAAGAAAATTTTGGAAAACTGTTAAAAGATTGAGTTCAAAATGACTGACTTGGAACACTTGTTTAGAGCTGCGATTAATAAATTTAACGAAGGGGTCAAAGCCGACGATAAACTAAAAGAAGTGCTTAGAGGGCTAACAAGAAAAGTTGTAGTTGAATTAGAAGAAGAAAAGAGATATAGTTTTGTAATCCAAAACAGCGAAATAATAAATTTTAGTAGTTGTGATTTAGAGCAGCCAGACATCCAAATTATCTCAGATAGC
Protein-coding sequences here:
- a CDS encoding SCP2 sterol-binding domain-containing protein, which translates into the protein MTDLEHLFRAAINKFNEGVKADDKLKEVLRGLTRKVVVELEEEKRYSFVIQNSEIINFSSCDLEQPDIQIISDSETLGKLLNKELSPFKAYATGRVKIKASPADLILLRRFLKAE
- the rnhB gene encoding ribonuclease HII, which encodes MTIICGIDEAGRGPVIGPIVIAGIALDDRDIDKLTALGVKDSKRHTPAKREKLAEEIKKIANYEIIVITAQELNIKMEFATLNDIEVNCFAEIIKRLKPEIAYVDSVDVNEERFATQLLSKLDFNLNIISKHKADELYIIVSGASILAKVIRDNEIKKIEQELNTVIGSGYPSDRRTIEFVTRLLKDKKESPYIRKFWKTVKRLSSK